Proteins encoded by one window of Arachis hypogaea cultivar Tifrunner chromosome 1, arahy.Tifrunner.gnm2.J5K5, whole genome shotgun sequence:
- the LOC112701849 gene encoding probable clathrin assembly protein At4g32285 produces the protein MASSTIRKAIGVVKDQTSISIAKVAGNLAPELEVLVVKATSHEEVPADDKYVREILSLTSHSRGYVNACLITISKRLSKTRDWIVAVKALMLVHRVLVDGHPLFEEELVYATRRGMRILNMSDFRDEAHSSSWDHAGFVRVYALYLDEKVEFVAYQRMLRSGGGGGESGGDGEFRDEFGSGIGRRTRSYGDVSESYGREHNPRNEVVTPVREMGSERVLERLKHLLRILDRVLGCRPSGAAKSSRLVLVALYQVVRDSFKVYVELCDVLGVLLDRFTEMEYAHCVKAFDCYVGAAKTMEELVGFYSWCKDMGIARSSEYPEVQRITDKLLATLEGFLKEKTIRAKSPERNIEQAKVTVIEKETETEPEINEMKALPAPENFTPAPPPSFVAQPKPAAPTHKETNDLVDLRDNGNSADEQGNKLALALFNGQAAVRGEGSWEAFPSNGEPEVTSAWQTPAAEPGKADWELALVETSSNLSKQKADLAGGFDPLLLNGMYDQGAVRQHVNTNQLSGGSASSVALPGPGKSATPILALPAPDGTVQAVGPQDPFAASLAVPPPSYVQIADMERKQHLLVQEQQVWQQYGRDGMQGQVGLARVAGSGYYVAGPQPVIMPYGMPQFGVGGGYHHHAPF, from the coding sequence ATGGCATCCAGCACGATCCGGAAGGCAATCGGTGTAGTTAAGGACCAAACGAGCATCAGCATCGCCAAAGTCGCCGGAAATTTGGCCCCTGAACTCGAAGTCCTTGTCGTCAAAGCCACAAGCCACGAAGAGGTTCCCGCCGATGACAAGTACGTAAGGGAAATCCTGAGCCTCACTTCGCATTCAAGGGGCTACGTCAATGCATGCTTGATCACGATTTCTAAGAGGCTTTCCAAGACGCGTGATTGGATTGTTGCTGTCAAGGCACTTATGCTTGTTCATAGGGTTCTCGTTGATGGGCACCCTCTTTTTGAGGAAGAGCTTGTGTATGCAACACGCAGAGGGATGAGGATCCTTAACATGAGTGATTTCAGGGACGAGGCTCATTCAAGTTCTTGGGATCATGCCGGTTTTGTCAGGGTTTATGCATTGTACCTTGATGAGAAAGTTGAGTTTGTGGCTTATCAGAGGATGCTCagaagtggtggtggtggtggtgaatcTGGTGGTGATGGTGAATTTAGGGATGAGTTTGGTTCTGGAATTGGTAGGAGGACTAGGTCTTATGGTGATGTGAGTGAGTCATATGGAAGAGAGCATAATCCGAGGAATGAGGTTGTGACCCCTGTTAGGGAGATGGGATCTGAGAGGGTTTTGGAGAGGTTGAAGCATTTGCTTCGGATCCTCGACCGTGTTTTAGGTTGTAGGCCGAGTGGCGCCGCCAAGAGTAGTAGGCTTGTGCTAGTTGCGCTTTACCAGGTTGTGAGGGACAGCTTCAAGGTTTATGTGGAATTGTGTGATGTGTTGGGAGTGTTGTTGGATCGGTTCACTGAAATGGAATATGCACATTGTGTAAAGGCCTTTGATTGTTATGTTGGCGCGGCCAAGACGATGGAAGAGCTTGTTGGCTTCTACAGTTGGTGCAAGGACATGGGAATTGCAAGGTCATCTGAGTACCCTGAAGTGCAGAGAATCACGGATAAGCTTCTCGCCACACTTGAGGGTTTCTTGAAAGAGAAGACTATTAGAGCAAAAAGTCCTGAGAGGAACATAGAACAGGCCAAGGTAACTGTCATAGAGAAAGAGACAGAGACAGAGCCAGAAATCAATGAGATGAAGGCACTCCCGGCACCTGAGAACTTCACACCAGCACCGCCGCCCTCGTTTGTTGCGCAGCCTAAGCCGGCAGCTCCTACTCATAAGGAGACAAATGATTTAGTGGATTTAAGGGACAATGGCAATTCAGCTGATGAGCAAGGGAATAAACTAGCATTGGCATTGTTCAATGGACAAGCAGCAGTGAGGGGAGAAGGTTCTTGGGAGGCATTCCCTTCAAATGGTGAACCTGAAGTGACTTCAGCATGGCAAACGCCTGCTGCTGAACCTGGCAAAGCAGATTGGGAACTTGCATTGGTAGAGACAAGTAGCAACTTGTCGAAGCAAAAAGCAGATTTGGCAGGTGGATTTGATCCACTGCTACTGAATGGGATGTATGATCAAGGTGCTGTGAGGCAACATGTGAACACAAATCAACTGAGTGGTGGGAGTGCTAGCAGTGTGGCACTCCCAGGACCCGGCAAGAGCGCCACGCCCATTCTGGCTCTGCCTGCCCCGGATGGAACAGTGCAGGCAGTAGGGCCGCAGGATCCGTTCGCAGCGTCGCTGGCAGTGCCGCCGCCGTCTTATGTGCAAATAGCagacatggagaggaagcagcatTTGCTTGTGCAGGAGCAACAAGTATGGCAGCAGTATGGGAGAGATGGGATGCAGGGTCAGGTGGGGTTAGCAAGGGTTGCTGGTTCTGGCTACTATGTTGCTGGCCCTCAACCTGTGATCATGCCTTATGGAATGCCACagtttggtgttggtggtggaTACCACCACCATGCACCTTTTTGA
- the LOC112701860 gene encoding BRAP2 RING ZnF UBP domain-containing protein 1: protein MFFLRVHSVDSEQPLDPESIFSENDEDSSPKFRERRGVLHLFRSSSHSSIPSPSSRSSLVFILAVPNYLSFDDLIRWCGPHLHHLHRLLFIRNDGMEDRYSVLIELQDQRAADAFYTNFNGKTFSPGEAEVCHILFLVSVEYSECADIAGTPPDGCTEIPTCPVCLERLDPDRSGILTTLCDHSFQCPCVSKWTYLSCQVCRFCQQQDEKPSCFVCGTLDDSWVCMICGFVGCGRYKEGHAIQHWKDTQHCYSLDFKTQQIWDYVGDSYVHRLNQNQSKVDGKFEGMNYRCILQNGDCDECECHDDLEIDGALYNSKVEAILDEYNRLLTSQLETQRQYYESLLAEAKSKVDSSVSEAVEKAVTSGLQDIQDKLEKCTEERNGVAEENKKLIQNQQLWRNKIKEAEEREAALVKFMNQKITDMEEQIRDVKIFVQAQKTIDKMTDSNGIKDGTVLPVAYEQSTPGNSKRNRKSGRRRN, encoded by the exons ATGTTCTTCCTCCGAGTTCACTCGGTCGACTCGGAGCAGCCTCTGGACCCTGAATCCATCTTCTCCGAAAACGATGAAGATTCGAGCCCTAAATTCAGGGAGCGAAGAGGGGTTCTCCACTTGTTCCGGAGCTCCTCTCACTCCTCGATCCCAAGCCCTAGCTCTCGCTCTTCCCTTGTCTTCATTCTCGCCGTTCCCAATTACCTCTCCTTCGATGACCTCATTCGCTGGTGCGGACCCCACCTCCACCATCTCCACCGCCTCCTCTTCATCAG GAATGATGGAATGGAAGATCGCTACAGTGTGCTGATTGAACTTCAGGATCAACGTGCAGCTGATGCGTTTTATACCAATTTCAATGGCAAGACTTTTTCTCCTGGAGAG GCAGAGGTGTGCCATATCCTGTTTTTGGTTTCTGTGGAGTACTCAGAATGTGCAGATATTGCTGGGACTCCTCCTGATGGATGTACTGAAATACCAACTTGTCCAGTTTGCCTCG AGAGATTGGACCCGGATAGAAGTGGAATACTCACTACACTTTGCGATCACTCCTTTCAATGCCCTTGTGTTTCAAAGTGGACGTACTTGTCTTGCCAG GTCTGTCGATTCTGTCAACAGCAAGATGAGAAGCCAAGTTGTTTTGTTTGTGGAACGTTAGATGATTCCTGGGTTTGTATGATTTGCGGGTTTGTTGGATGTGGAAG ATATAAGGAAGGACATGCTATCCAGCATTGGAAAGACACCCAGCACTGTTATTCTCTTGATTTCAAGACACAGCAAATATGGGATTATGTAGGTGACAGTTACGTCCATCGGCTGAACCAGAATCAATCCAAAGTTGATGGCAAGTTCGAGGGAATGAATTACCGCTGTATTCTACAGAATGGAGACTGTGATGAGTGTGAATGTCATGATGATCTAGAAATTGATGGAGCCCTCTACAACAGCAAAGTTGAGGCA ATTTTGGATGAATACAACCGTCTTCTAACATCTCAGCTGGAAACTCAAAGACAA TATTATGAATCTTTGCTGGCAGAGGCAAAAAGCAAAGTGGACAGTTCTGTCTCTGAAGCAGTGGAGAAAGCTGTAACTTCTGGATTGCAGGACATCCAAGATAAACTGGAAAAGTGTACAGAAGAGAGAAATGGTGTTGCTGAG GAGAATAAGAAGCTCATACAAAATCAACAGCTGTGGCGAAACAAAATTAAAGAAGCTGAAGAGAG GGAAGCCGCATTAGTAAAATTCATGAACCAAAAGATAACTGATATGGAGGAACAG ATTAGGGATGTCAAGATTTTTGTGCAAGCACAAAAAACAATTGATAAGATGACAGATTCAAATGGAATCAAGGACGGAACAGTGTTACCAGTGGCTTATGAGCAATCTACTCCCGGCAACAGTAAGAGAAACAGGAAGTCTGGTCGAAGGCGAAACTAG